The genomic segment CGGAAGCTGCCGTTGAAAGACTCGATAAAGGCGTTATCGATGGGTTTCCCCGGCCGGCTGTAATCCAAGGTCACGCCGTTTTCGTAGGCCCACTTGTCAAGCTCTTTCGAGATGAATTCCGGTCCGTTATCGACCTTGATCGAGTTCGGTATTCCTCGGACTATCTTCAATCGATCCATCGTCTGGTCACATCCTCTCCCCTGATATGCTGCCCGACCTCGATGGCCAGGCATTCCCGACTATAATTATCGACTACCGTCAACGACCGGAATCGCCGCCCGTTGAACAGGCTGTCGGTCACAAAGTCCATGCTCCAACTCTCATTTACGCCCGCTGCCGCCGGCAGCTTGATTCGGTGGGCGGCACTGACCCGCCGCTTGGGCCGTTTTGCCCTCAGATTCAACCCTTCTTCACAGTAGATCCGGTACACCCGCTTATGATTGACTTCCCAGCCTTCCCGGCGCAGCAGGACGTGGATGCGTTTGTACCCGTACCTCACCCGAACGGCGGCTATTTCGTTGATCTTCATACGCAAGGGAACCTGCCCATCCCTGGTCGCCCGGTAGCGGTAGACACTGGTGTTGATGTGGATCAGCTGGCAGGTCCGCCGCTCGCTGACCCGGTACTGCTCCTGCAGGAGAGCGACCAGGGTGCGTTTATGAGCAGGCCTCAGAGCTTTCTTGAGAGCACGTCCTGGAGCATGTGCTTGTCGAGCGACAGGTCTGCCACCATCTGCTTCAGACGCCGGTTTTCCTCTTCGAGTTGCTTGAGACGGCGGACCTCGCTGGGACCGAGGCCGCCGTAGAGCTTCTTCCACCGGTAGAAGGTCTGCTCCGCGATGCCCATCTTGCGGATGACCTCCTGTACCGGCGTGCCCGTCTCCGCCTGGCGGAGCGCGAAGGCGATCTGCTCGTCCGTGTAACGTGACTTTTTCATGAATTCCTCCCCGTTTACTTTACCAGATTTCTAACATTTTCCGTGTACCTGTTTTCGGGGGGAAGGTCAAATTTGGTCTTTGTTGCTTGTGTCACCAGGTACACCCGGGTGGCAACAAAACGCCTATCAGATACCCCGGTTCTTTATTGGTGGCATTTCCCATTTTAGATATGCCTGACATTTGTTAATCTAAATTTAATAAATTCCAAACAAAACCCTAACAAAACGCTGGCATAATTTAGATAAATGTTACCGGATGTCATGTAATAACTAGAGCCATGGGGATATGCAAGAAACAGTACCCGTTTTAGCAGAAGTGACCAATACCGACTTACGCGATCCCTCCTTTTACGTTAATCGTGAGATTTCCTGGCTTGAATTCAACCGCCGTGTGCTGGAAGAAGCTCAGGACCCCCTTACCCCCATCATTGAAAAGCTGAAGTTTGCCTCCATTTTTAGCTCCAACCTGGATGAGTACTTCATGGTGCGGGTGGGCAGCCTTTTCCGCGCTCTGGAAGCGGATATTAACGACCATGATGCCAGCGGCCGCACCATTCGTCAGCAGCTTGAGGAAATCGCCGTCAAGGTGCGGGAGCTAATCGGCGAGCAATACAAATGCATCATGGAGGAGATATTCCCCAGGTTGAAGGAAGTGGGCATCTTTCTCCATCGCATCGATGAGCTGGATGAAAAGGAAAGCGCCCGGCTGGACAAGTATTTTGAGGCGCATGTATTCCCCATATTGACGCCCCTCGCCCTGGACGCGGGTCACCCGTTCCCGTTCCTCAGCAACCTGCGCCTTAACCTTATGGTGGTGTTCAAGGAAGCCAGGACACCCAATGCGCCGCAGCCCCATGCCTTCGTGGAGGTTCCTTCCGTTTTGCCGCGGCTGGTGCCGGTTAACATGGAAACGGCCGGCTACCACTTTATCCTGCTGGAAGACCTGATACGCCAGCACATCCGGGTGCTGTTTCCGGGGATGGAAATTAAAGAAACCATCGCTTTGCGCGTGACCCGCAACCATGATTATGACCTTCATGAAGAAGAGGTCATGGACCTGCTTAAGTCCGTGGAATATGAAATCAATGACCGTTCCCACAAGATAGCCGTGCGCCTTGAAATTGAAAAAGATACCCCTAAAAAGACCATGAAAATGCTCGCGGAGCAGCTGGGCGTGGAAGACAGGTTCGTGTATGAGATTAACGGCCCGATTAATATCTGCGACCTGCTGTCTATAATTGATTTACCCGTGGATGCCTGCCATAAAGACCCGCCTTTTAATCCCCGCATCCCCCAGAAACTGGCCGCCAATAAAGATATTTTCGCCATAATCCGCGAGGGTGATATGCTGCTGCACCACCCTTACGATTCCTTCGCGGTGGTAATGGACTTCCTCAATACCGCCGCTGATGACCCCGAGGTGCTGGCCATCAAGCAGACCCTGTACCGCATCGGCAACGATTCCCCGGTGGTCAGCGCTTTATGCCGCGCCGCCGAGAACGGTAAACAGGTAACCGCCGTGGTGGAGCTTAAAGCGCGCTTCGACGAGCAGTATAACATCGACTGGACACGGCAAATGGAGCGTTCCGGCGTTAATATCGTTTACGGCTTCGTGCGCTGGAAAGTCCACTGCAAGGCTACCCTGGTGGTGCGGCGGGAGGGCAAGCATTTGCGGCGCTATGTACATGTTTCCTCCGGCAACTACAACACCATCACCGCCAAGCTATATACGGACGTGGGACTACTTACCTGCGATGCGGAGTTCGGTAATGATGTCTCCGCCCTCTTTAACGTGCTCACCGGCTTCAACTCCTGGAGCAGCGGTGATACCTTCACCGCGGAAACACTGTCTTCCATGTTCCACCGGTTCATGATATCGCCGGTGACCACCCGGAGCACCATGATCGGTCTTATCGAGCGGGAAATCCAGAAATCGTCTCCCAAGACGCCGGGGAGAATTATCTTTAAAATAAACGCCCTGGTGGATAGCCGCATCGTGCGTAAGCTGTACGAGGCATCGCGGGCGGGCGTCCGTATCGACCTGCTGGTCCGGGGCATCTGCTGCCTGCGTCCCGGCGTGGCCGGTATCAGTGATAATATCCGCGTCATCAGCATCCTGGACCGTTTCCTGGAGCACTCCCGGATATACTATTTCCATAACGGCGGCGAACCCGAGATTTACTCCGGCAGCGCGGACTGCATGCCGCGCAACTTCGACCGGCGGGCGGAAATCATCTATCCCATACAGAATACCGACCTCAAGTCCCGCATCATCAATGAAATCCTGATGACCTATCTGAACGATAATGTCAAAGCCCGCTTGATGCAGTCGGACGGCTCCTACGTGCGTCTGAAACCGCCGGAAGGGCAGCCTGCCGTGCGCAGCCAGAGCGCCTTGATAGACATCGCCCGCAGCGGCGGGGTGAAGTCCCGCCCTTATGAAGAGCTGGTCAAGCTGCTCGGTACCAGGAAGATATCTAAAAGATTCAAGTGACGAGGTGAAAGATTAAGTGCCGGCGGCCGCCTTCGATACCACCATGTTAAAGGTCGATGAAATTTCCCGCACTTGTGATAGTGACCCGGGCCATAATGAACAGGTCACCCTGCTTGCCCTGGCCTTTTTCGATGCCCTGGTTCCCCTCCACCACTACGGCGTAGCGGAACGCCGCCTGCTGGAAATAGCCGGCCGGATGCATGATATCGGCTGGTCCCGGACCGTCCTGAAAAAACACCACAAGCTGAGCGGCCAGATGATAATGGAGTGCGATATCCCCGGCTTGGACGATGCTGATAAAACCCTCTGCGCTCTCATCGCCCGCTACCATACCAAAGCATTGCCCAACGCCGCCAGGCACCGGAAATTCGCTTCCCTCTCCCCCCGGCAGCGGGACATGGTGGAATGGCTGGCGGCTATCCTCCGCACCGCCGATGCTTTAGACAGCAGCCACACCAGCGTTATTAAAAAATTAAAGCTGAAAATAGGCGAGGACACGCTGACCATCCAGTTGGAGACCAACGGTGACTGCTGGGATGAAATCCGGCGCGTCCGCCGCAAGCATGACCTCCTCCTGAAAAAAACGGGAAGGAGCATTGTTTACCAGTGTTGACCGCTTTTATTTCAGATATTCACGGTAACCTGCCGGCGTTGCAGGCCGCCGTGGCGGACGCGAAAAAGAAGGGGGCGGCCCGCATTATCTGCGCCGGGGACATCACCGGCTACGGCCCTTTCCCCAGCGAGGTGTGCGGCTACTTGCAGAAAAACAGGATTGCTTCAATCAGCGGTAACTACGACTGCAAGGTGCTGGATGTTATCAGTAACGGTAAATCCGCCGTTGCCCAACTGCAAAAGAAAAAGAGGGCAGTGGTCACCTGGACGGCCAGGCACCTGGAGGATACCGCCCGGCATTATCTGGCTGGCCTGCCGCAGAACCTGGGGCAGGAATTGCCGGACGGGCTTAAGCTGCTGATAGTTCACGGCAGCCTGGCCTCCAACGATGATGATATTTATCCCAGCATCACCGCCGCCGGCCTGGCATCCAAGCTACGCGGGGTGTGCCCGGATATTCTCGTCTGCGGTCACACCCATATCCCCTTCGTGAAAAAGGTGGGAGATATCCTGGTGGTGAACTGCGGCTCGGCGGGGCACCCGGTTGACGGCGACCCCATGCCGTCTTACGCTTTGGTGGTCACGGAACACGGCGCGGCCCGCGCCCGTATCGTCCGCTTTAAGTACGATATCGCTAAAACGGTCACCGCCCTCCGGCAGACCACTCTGCCCCGGGGATTGCAGCGAGACTTCATCGAGGGTACGAAAAGGAGGTTCCTGCAATGAGTGAGACGGTCAAATCCGTGGAAATAGAGCTGAAACTGGTATTGCCCGGCAGCCAGGCGGAGGCGGCGGTTATCGACTTTTTACAGCAAAGCGGCTACGGCGTGGAAAAGATTGCCCCGCTGGATAATATCGATATTTATATGGACACCAGTAATTGGTCGCTGCTGAAGAACAAGCTTTCGCTCAGATACCGCCTGTCCAACAACAAAGCCCTGTATACTATGAAAAGCATCGGCGGTATCGAGGACGGTATCGCCAGGCGGGCGGAGACGGAAATAGAGCTAAAAAGTCTGCCCCACACCCCCACCGGTATTCCGGTGAAGTCGCTCAAAAAACAGGTGGATGAAATCATCTTCCCCAGAAAGTTGATGGAACAGATACTTATCCGCACCAGCCGGCGGCGCTATATGGTTGTCTCTCCGGAAGGGACGCAGTTCGAGATGGCTTTTGACGCCTCCAGTTTTTCCGCCGATGCGGTGTTCAAACCGCGGCGGGCGCCGCGCCTGTACGAGCTGGAAGCGGAGCTTATCAAGGGGAAGGAGCAGGACCTCTCCTCCCTGGCATCGCTCCTGGCCGGCCGTTTCGCTTTCCCGCCCTCCACTGCCTCCAAGCTGGAGTCCGCTATGACGCGCCTCAAGGTGGAGCCGCTGGTTAAAAAAGTGCCGGAAAACCTGAAAATAAAGCTGGACGACCGGCTGGATACCGTGCTGAAAAAGATACTGGCGGTGGAGTTCAACTGGTTCCGGGAGCAGTTGCCCGGCGTTATCACGGATAGGGACCCGGAGTTCGTGCACCAGGC from the Dehalococcoidales bacterium genome contains:
- a CDS encoding metallophosphoesterase family protein, with amino-acid sequence MTAFISDIHGNLPALQAAVADAKKKGAARIICAGDITGYGPFPSEVCGYLQKNRIASISGNYDCKVLDVISNGKSAVAQLQKKKRAVVTWTARHLEDTARHYLAGLPQNLGQELPDGLKLLIVHGSLASNDDDIYPSITAAGLASKLRGVCPDILVCGHTHIPFVKKVGDILVVNCGSAGHPVDGDPMPSYALVVTEHGAARARIVRFKYDIAKTVTALRQTTLPRGLQRDFIEGTKRRFLQ
- the ppk1 gene encoding polyphosphate kinase 1, whose translation is MQETVPVLAEVTNTDLRDPSFYVNREISWLEFNRRVLEEAQDPLTPIIEKLKFASIFSSNLDEYFMVRVGSLFRALEADINDHDASGRTIRQQLEEIAVKVRELIGEQYKCIMEEIFPRLKEVGIFLHRIDELDEKESARLDKYFEAHVFPILTPLALDAGHPFPFLSNLRLNLMVVFKEARTPNAPQPHAFVEVPSVLPRLVPVNMETAGYHFILLEDLIRQHIRVLFPGMEIKETIALRVTRNHDYDLHEEEVMDLLKSVEYEINDRSHKIAVRLEIEKDTPKKTMKMLAEQLGVEDRFVYEINGPINICDLLSIIDLPVDACHKDPPFNPRIPQKLAANKDIFAIIREGDMLLHHPYDSFAVVMDFLNTAADDPEVLAIKQTLYRIGNDSPVVSALCRAAENGKQVTAVVELKARFDEQYNIDWTRQMERSGVNIVYGFVRWKVHCKATLVVRREGKHLRRYVHVSSGNYNTITAKLYTDVGLLTCDAEFGNDVSALFNVLTGFNSWSSGDTFTAETLSSMFHRFMISPVTTRSTMIGLIEREIQKSSPKTPGRIIFKINALVDSRIVRKLYEASRAGVRIDLLVRGICCLRPGVAGISDNIRVISILDRFLEHSRIYYFHNGGEPEIYSGSADCMPRNFDRRAEIIYPIQNTDLKSRIINEILMTYLNDNVKARLMQSDGSYVRLKPPEGQPAVRSQSALIDIARSGGVKSRPYEELVKLLGTRKISKRFK
- a CDS encoding CHAD domain-containing protein, producing MSETVKSVEIELKLVLPGSQAEAAVIDFLQQSGYGVEKIAPLDNIDIYMDTSNWSLLKNKLSLRYRLSNNKALYTMKSIGGIEDGIARRAETEIELKSLPHTPTGIPVKSLKKQVDEIIFPRKLMEQILIRTSRRRYMVVSPEGTQFEMAFDASSFSADAVFKPRRAPRLYELEAELIKGKEQDLSSLASLLAGRFAFPPSTASKLESAMTRLKVEPLVKKVPENLKIKLDDRLDTVLKKILAVEFNWFREQLPGVITDRDPEFVHQARVTTRRMRSALVLFHNALPESTVTYLEDRLKTFGKLFGAVRDLDVFIINLNGYRDKIQHFPEAKKQALESLVIKQRRAPLKALNEALNSRRYQNFERRMMQLIDAPPSVDDALPMSVKPLSEVAPQVITQKFENVMEQSRKTLAGSRLDGFHCLRIQMKRLRYAFEFMAPPYGGVFDDIIRRTVEIQDCLGALQDTVFNQKFIRDILKEWQGKLVEPDLIFILGEIYQLQGEIARQQQEHFQEIWRNFTAEQMDDTLRRIFNK